The following nucleotide sequence is from Chloroflexota bacterium.
GTGCTGCCGCGCGGCAGGAGAACGACCGATCTGGCGGGAGCCACCCGCGAGCAGGCGGTGACCGCGGCAATCGGACGGTTTGGCGTGGAACAGTGGGCCTCGTGGCCGCTGGGGCAGGAGCTGACCGATCGCCTGCGTCACTTGCTCGAGTCGCGGTTCGAGGACCTGTTTGCTGAGACCCCAGCCGGCATCGTCCCGCGCTGGCTACCACCCAGCCGGGATGTGCTGATCACCTGGACGCCATCCGACTACCAATGATCGAGGAGCGGGGCAGATGACGGCGCTAGGATTGATGCCCCTTCGGGATCACATTCACGGTGCCGACCATCCCGAGATCGTCGTGGAGCGCGCAGTAGTACCGGTACGTGCCTGCCTGCGTGAACGTGAGCTTGAAGCTCGAACCGTGCCAAATTGGCACGCTGTCCCCGAGAAATCCCGAGCTAATGGTTGGTCCAACGCCCAGTTGCGGATAGGGACTGCTCGGGGTGGCCGCGCCAGCAACGGGCGGGCTGGGTGTACCCACGACCGTCAAACCAACGGTCGCCTGCGGATTGCCCGGCTCAACGCCCAGTGTCACCGTGTGCGGGGTGTTGGCATCGTTCGCGGTGAACGTAACCGTATCCCCAACGTGCACCGTGGTGGTCGGCTGGAGAAACCGTGCGATCATCACACTTTGCAGCGTGCCGCTCGGATTCGACGTCGACGTACTGGTGGCAAACCCGTCGCCGATGGTAACGGCATCGCCGCTGTGACCCGCAACGGTGGCCTGCCGCTCCTCGGCCGCAAGCTGGTTCGCTTCCTGAATGAGCTGACGGGCTTGCTGCTGGCCTTGCTGTGTGTAGAACTGCTGGTCGTGCGGGTACGACGTATTGGCGGCTTGCACGTGAACGGTACCGGTCATGCTTTTGTGGAACAGGCATTGGAAAACATAGTCGCCAGGACTAACCGCGGGGCCAAAGGTGACGGTGAACGTTCCGCCGTCCTGAATGCGGCCGGAGTTCACTCCGCTCGATCCGTCCCAGGTGCATGCGCCGGTATTGGAGTCTGTGCCGTTGCACTTTTCGTGTGTTAGGTTAGATGTTCCGAACGGATAGACGAGTGTCACGGTGTGGGGTTCACCGGTTGGAAAGGTCCAGGTGATGCTGTCGCCGTCGTGTATGACGAACTCGGTTGGAAGGTACGCGAGCGCCTCGATTCCTTCGTCGCCGCGCTCGGCCCCAGCGACGTCTTGCCAGGTCGTGGTTCCCGCCGCCGCCGGCGAGGGAAGAACGCCGTACCCAAAGGGCGTGGCCACGAGAAGCGCGAGTAGGACGGCTACAATTCGTCTAATCGACAAGACCTGCACCTGGGTCACCTCCATGTGTGCGCGTTTGCCGCTTGAGTTCCGCTAAATGGCGATTGTAACGCCCATGTAAGCACGATTCCCCATGTAACGTTCTGTTTACGCGCTTGGGAGAAGCTGCGATTGTCGATAAACGACTTTG
It contains:
- a CDS encoding plastocyanin/azurin family copper-binding protein, with amino-acid sequence MQVLSIRRIVAVLLALLVATPFGYGVLPSPAAAGTTTWQDVAGAERGDEGIEALAYLPTEFVIHDGDSITWTFPTGEPHTVTLVYPFGTSNLTHEKCNGTDSNTGACTWDGSSGVNSGRIQDGGTFTVTFGPAVSPGDYVFQCLFHKSMTGTVHVQAANTSYPHDQQFYTQQGQQQARQLIQEANQLAAEERQATVAGHSGDAVTIGDGFATSTSTSNPSGTLQSVMIARFLQPTTTVHVGDTVTFTANDANTPHTVTLGVEPGNPQATVGLTVVGTPSPPVAGAATPSSPYPQLGVGPTISSGFLGDSVPIWHGSSFKLTFTQAGTYRYYCALHDDLGMVGTVNVIPKGHQS